GCTGAAATGAAATTTATTTGGGCACTGCAGCTTCTTCTGTTAAGCTGATAGGAGAGTCAGCGACCTCGAAGGGGGTCTCTGACTCATTGCTCAGATAGTAACGTTGCAGGATGTGGGAGAAAGAAACGATGGCGGCAGGTCGCTCCCCTCGTGGTTCAGGAGATCAGGCAGCAGCCTGGCTGGCGACAGTTTTTACACTCATGGGTGGATTGTTCGCCTGTGTGTTCGTGGTCGTCACCAGTGGCGAACCGCCGGGCAGGCCGATGATGATTGCCATCGGCGTAATCACCGTTTTGCTGCTGTTATCGTGGCTGTTGCGCGACAAACCACCGGAAGCACGCCAGGAATCGCTTAAGCTCTGGCACTGGTGGAAGAAAGAAGAAAACGATACTTACGAGTATACGCCCCGTCCCCGCAAGCGAAACAGCCAGACGCAGTACGGGAACAATCAGCCGCCTACACTCGAATCCATTCGGGAAGCGGTCGATGAACAGCGGACCTGGGTTCCCTCAATTCGGAACATGAAACAGTCTGATGACTCAGCGACTGGCCAGGGCAATTCCCCTGACCAGCCGGGTTAGTTTCGGCAGCGGCTTAGCGGAAGCGAGAGAAGAGTCCGCCGCGGCGACGGGCCTGTGAGGAATAGTCCCGGGACTGATTATTGTTCTGCTGATACTGTGGCTGCTGATGGTACTGGGCCGGGTTCTGCTGACGGAAGCGTTCTGAGTAGCCCACGATCGGATCAGCGGCAACAGGTTCCTTGAACTCTTTCGACTTCGCCAGTTCTTCAAGGTACTGGGCATACTCGGGGCGAGTGCGTTCCCGGTAGATGACCAGCGAATCGATGGCGTGGTACATTCCGCCTGGTTCCAGTGGCTGTTTTTTGTATTCAATCAAATCGGTGGCGATCCGGTAGACAGCACTACGGACCCATGGTTCATTCAACCGGTTTTGTGGCAGGGCTTCCATGATGAACTCAAGCGTGTGGCCGGTGGTGGAAACACGTTTGTTGACATCGCTGGCGTATTCAGGACCTTCGAAATATTTGGAGGAGAATGAACCGTCACGATTCTGCATGGAGCGGGCATATTCGATGTATTGACGCACTCGCATGCTGGCTTCCAGCCAGGTCCCCCGCAGATGTTTCTGATCGCGGGAGTAGCAGTTGACGGCACTGGCCAGAGCGAACAGTCCGTGAGTTCCACCGCAGGCAGAGCGAGTCGGTTCGGACTGCATCTGAACCCGAACCAGTTTCTCCATGCTCCACTCTTCATTCCGCTCGCTGACCCATTCGGTGTCCCAGGGGAGGTAGCGTGAGAATGCCCACAGAGTCCAGGTGATTTCTTCGTCGGTATTCACTTCTGCTTTGGCGTTGCGGATCATGTCTTCAATGGTGACGATCTTTTCGCCGGTGTTGAATTTATGATCGAGGGGCACGCCGGCCATGGCATAGAAAGCCAGGAACTGGTTGGGGTGACCTTCAAAAGCGTAAGGTTCGGTGAAGGGGTGTCCCTTCGCGCCATTTTCGGTAGTGATGAACCAGGGGCGGCCGCGAAAGCTGGGACCGGTGGAGACCCAGTCCAGAGCCCGTACCTTTTCATTATTTTGATACAGTGAGTATTCCCAGCGGAGAGCCAGAATCCCGTGAGCGATCTGCCAGGGTGTGTGGACTTCGGTGGATAGCATGCGACGATGTGAAACTTCGATGGCTTCATCGACGAGCTTATCCAGGGGATCCACAATTTCGGGAACCGGCGGAGGCTCGGGTTTCTTCATCGAAGGTTTGGAATCCTGGGCAATTCCCGGGAAAGGTTTCGGTTCGGGTACCGAAGCTTTCTTTGTCTTTTTATCAGCTTCTGATTTGTCAGTGGCGTCTTCTGCAATCAGTTCGGGTTTACGGGCTTCTATACTGAATTCCGGCTTCCGAGCGACCAACGGTTCTTCATTGTCAGCGTCAGTAGTGTTCACCTGTCTGATTTCACCCTGATCCTGTTCGAGATCGGGTACGAGCAGTTGCGGACCTGAATCACCCCACAGGTTACAGGTCAGTTGAAATACGGTGGCGAAAACAATGAGAGTTGAACATTTCATCCAAAGGTCGGGGGTCAGCCTTGAATTCATTTCCGTCTGCTTTCCAAATCTTCTGTATGTATTCTGAATGTTCCGGGAACTACAGTGAGCCTGTGTCTTTCCCGTTCTGATTCTGGGTGGATTCGTAGTTGTTTGCAGGATGCAATCTACAGTTCAGGTCCGCCCGAGAACCCGATGGGAACTGTCTGACTGCGATACATAGACTCAGTCTGATACGAATCTCAGGTGAGTAGAGAGAGTTGATTCGTATCCGAAGGAGTAGTGGCCCGGATTTTTGGAAACCGGAATGTAAGAATTATCGGTTCAACTAATTCGATCTGTTGACCGGGGTTTTTGAGAAAGCGCGGTCCAGCGCGACTTTCGAAAAAATCAAGTATCAATTACGTAAGATGGTGTATGTATTTTTGCCAGGGATCTATTTATGATGTTGGGAATCACCCACTTTCTCTTTTTGCAACGATTATTCCAGTCCTGATGGACTGGGGGAATTCTGCAAAATATGATTTTCTCTCGATTTTTAATCAAGCCAGAACCGTCCCGCATTCCGGTAGCGGGGATCAGATTGTCACCTGTTTGAGACAGCTGCATCCTGGTTTGCCGGCAGGATCGCCCGCTGACAGGCGCAACCAGAGACAGACAGATAATGACACCACTGTTGACAGCGATGAGTTGGAGTCCCTCCTACTGGCTTTTGGAGGTTTTTACTGCTGTCTGGTGCTTTGTAATGGGCTCCGTTATCGGCAGTTTTCTGAATGTGGTGATCTACCGGATGCCGCTGGGGCTGAATATTTCCAAACCGAAGTCCCGCTGCCCCTTCTGTGAAACCCCCATTCGCACGCGGGATAATCTGCCGATCCTGGGCTGGTTGCTGCTGCGAGGTAAATGCCGCGACTGCCAGGCTCCCATCCCGGCACGTTACCCGATTGTGGAAGCCCTGGTCGGTGTCGTTTTCCTGCTGCTTTATCTCGCGATTGTGCACTCGGGAGGAGCTCTGCTGCCTTATCGGACTCCGAACCGCTTTTCGGGGGGTTATCAGATTCTGGAAGGGCGGACCTGGGACCTGATCGCGCTGGCCGTCTATTACTGTTACCTGTTTATCGTCGTGGTGGCTGCCGCCTATATTCAATATGACCGCCAGCTGATTCCGCGCCGCCTGTTGTTCTGGTGCCTGGGGATTGGCCTCGTTGCGGGGTGCCTGATTCCAGAACTCCATCCGGTTCCTGCCCAGGTTTCCATTCAGACGAACCAGTCATCGACGGAAATCATGCTAAGTGAGCTGCGCTATCATGGCGCGCTGCATGTCAGCTTTGAACTCAGTTCGGTGCTGACGGTCTGCTGGGGACTGTTATATGGTTTGATCGTGGGAATTTTATTCTGCTGGCGGAACCTGTTTCAGCCGGGAGAGCATCCAACACTGTTCCCGCCGCGGACGCTGTGGCTGCTGGTTCTGATGGGAGTTTACCTGGGCTGGCAGCAGGTGGTCAGTGTAGGATTTCTGTCTGCTTTGATCCTCTGTCTGGTTCAACTGGTTTTCTGGAAGCGGGACTCATTCTGTGCCAAATTACCGGCTGCGGCTTTTCTTTACGGCGCATTGACGCTACAACTGTTAATGGGTGGATATTTGACAATCCTGCCCAACCAAACAGGTTACCTGACTTATCTATTCGTAACTGGTGGTCAGATCGTGGCAATTCCGCTGCTGACTGGCCTCTCTGAAGCTGCATATCGAAACCGAGAAAACACCAACTCAGCGCAGGATCAGATACCATTCGATGAATCCTCAACCCTCACATCCTGAAGCGGGATTACCTTCCCTGGTAAAAGAAGCATTACAGGAGGGAAACTGTATTCAAATGGTGTTGAGCAAGCCGATCAAAAAAAAGGCGGCGGCCCGGCGGAAGGTTTCGATCAGACCGGTGCTGATTCGAGATAAGCAGCATTATCAACTCTCGTTCACACGGGGCCAGCAGGAAGTTCACGAAAACCTGCTGCCCGGAGAGACGATTCAACGAGTGGAGCAACTGTGGGAAGATCTGTTTCTGGAAGGTTATCTGTTTACAAATGAGGCAGACTATCACTTACAGAAAACGAACAAGGGGCCTGTGCAGTTGAAGAAGCACGCTCCGACCAAAGCCCAACCCGAGCAGGTGACGTCACACAACCGCGCGAAACAGTACCTGATCCCGGAGGGCGTGCATTGTCCCTTTCTGGAAGAGATCGGGGTGATGTCGCGCAATGGAAAAGTGAAGGCTGCACAGTACCGCAAGTTTCGCCAGATCAACCGTTATCTTGAATTCATCAACGATATCGTTGCGGCGCTGCCTGAAGACGGCACACTCCAGATCACAGACTTTGGCTGCGGTAAAAGTTATCTCACGTTTGCCACCCATCATTTTTTCACCTCGATCCTGCAGCGTGATGTGAACATCACGGGACTCGACCTGAAGCGATCGGTGGTCGAACACTGCCAGCAGATTGCAGAGAACCTGGATTGTCGGGGACTCTCTTTTAAAACGGGTGACATCGCTGCCTTTCAGAATGAACAGGGCCATTGCGATCTCTCGATCTCTTTACATGCCTGCGATACCGCCACTGATGCCGCCCTTGCTGCCGCTGTCCAGGCGGATGCGAGTGTGATCCTTGCGGTTCCCTGCTGCCAGAATGAAATTTACCAGCAGATCACAAGTCAATCTGCAGAGGGTCTGCTGAAACACGGGATTCTCAAAGAAAAGACAGCGGCCCTGCTGACGGATGCACTCCGTTCACAGGTGCTGGAGATCTGTGGATATCGCACACAGGTCATCGAGTTCATTGATACACAACACACTCCCAAAAATCTGCTCATCAAAGCGGTCAAACGTACTGCTCCCCTGACAGACTCCGATCTCCAACAGGCGGTACAGGAGTATGAATCATTAAAAACCCAGTTCGGGATTTCTGCATTTGCACTGGAACGCTCGCTGGGAGATCACTTTAAGCAACTGTGTCAATCTGCTGTGAAAGACAGTGCCGGATAAGTTATGCTCGAGGATTTTGAGTCAACACCACCCAAAACCAGACGTGTCAAACCGGGCCTGATCCTGTTTCTGTGCATCGTGCTGGTTTCCGGGCTGTTCATTTATCGCATACAAAGTCGACATCAGCTGCCCGAACAGGCCACCGCAGAGAAGCAGACGGTGGAACCAGAGTTGACCGCAGAGGATTCGACAGAGGAAGAGGCTGAAGAAAAACCGACTTCGATTGAGGATCCCGTGACTCCCTCAGCGGAGACCGTACTGACGCAGACCGCGCATCGTCAGCCATTGCTGCCTGATGAGGAGACGGTAAAACAGGGAGAGCTCGACTCGACCAGTTGGCAGAATCCGTTCTATCGCCTGCTCTGGAAAAACTCAGGCTGGAAGTTTACCGATGAAGGGATGGAGTCACCAGCGGACCAGTTCTGTATCGCGACGTTTATCCGTCCTTACAAAAAGATCAGCGTTAGTTTTCGCGTCGACGTCACACAGGCGTTCCCCGATTTTGAACTGCAGTTGCTGACTAGGGATCCCGCGCAGCCAGACCAGGTCCTGGTCGCGAGCCAGATCCATTTTCAGAATACGGGAGTCACAGTCACCGCTGCCGGACAGAAGACGAAAACCGAGCTCAAGAGTGTGAAAGTGGATCTGCAACAGTCTCAACCCGGCAGCGTGCCTGTGCGGCTGGTGGGAACCGGAAACCGGTTTGTGATCAGCATTGGCCGTAGGCGGATCCTCACATGCGCCCAGCCTGCGACTCAATCCGGGAAAGAGTGCTATCTCTGCTTCATGGCAGACAAACAGCCAGTGCGGATTACGGCACTGCGTCTGGAAGGTGAGTAGAGCTCTCCTGGTGCCGGGCATCTCGGGCCTAATAAACCCTGATTTCCCCTGAGCATCTGACAAAAACTTGCATTTCGGTAATTCCGCTGGTAATCTGATATTTAAGATACTTTACGATCGGGCGACCTTCCCCGCTTCTCCAGCAGACCAGATTTTTGCCTCGTCATCCGCGTTGTTCTGATGTTACTCCCGGCTCGCGA
This window of the Gimesia chilikensis genome carries:
- a CDS encoding prepilin peptidase, giving the protein MGSVIGSFLNVVIYRMPLGLNISKPKSRCPFCETPIRTRDNLPILGWLLLRGKCRDCQAPIPARYPIVEALVGVVFLLLYLAIVHSGGALLPYRTPNRFSGGYQILEGRTWDLIALAVYYCYLFIVVVAAAYIQYDRQLIPRRLLFWCLGIGLVAGCLIPELHPVPAQVSIQTNQSSTEIMLSELRYHGALHVSFELSSVLTVCWGLLYGLIVGILFCWRNLFQPGEHPTLFPPRTLWLLVLMGVYLGWQQVVSVGFLSALILCLVQLVFWKRDSFCAKLPAAAFLYGALTLQLLMGGYLTILPNQTGYLTYLFVTGGQIVAIPLLTGLSEAAYRNRENTNSAQDQIPFDESSTLTS
- a CDS encoding methyltransferase, coding for MNPQPSHPEAGLPSLVKEALQEGNCIQMVLSKPIKKKAAARRKVSIRPVLIRDKQHYQLSFTRGQQEVHENLLPGETIQRVEQLWEDLFLEGYLFTNEADYHLQKTNKGPVQLKKHAPTKAQPEQVTSHNRAKQYLIPEGVHCPFLEEIGVMSRNGKVKAAQYRKFRQINRYLEFINDIVAALPEDGTLQITDFGCGKSYLTFATHHFFTSILQRDVNITGLDLKRSVVEHCQQIAENLDCRGLSFKTGDIAAFQNEQGHCDLSISLHACDTATDAALAAAVQADASVILAVPCCQNEIYQQITSQSAEGLLKHGILKEKTAALLTDALRSQVLEICGYRTQVIEFIDTQHTPKNLLIKAVKRTAPLTDSDLQQAVQEYESLKTQFGISAFALERSLGDHFKQLCQSAVKDSAG